Proteins co-encoded in one Euleptes europaea isolate rEulEur1 chromosome 1, rEulEur1.hap1, whole genome shotgun sequence genomic window:
- the LOC130493355 gene encoding myelin protein zero-like protein 1 — MAAPQLLSAMLVAVLGLSQVSAVEVHTPAELTVKNGTEAKLQCTFTSSEVISSTASVTWSFQAEGSLSMVSFFYYSNGKAYPAKDIPFKGRISWTGDLYKKDASISIANMQFQDKGIYICDVKNPPDILVTQGEIRLRVVERGCNNSTRNIICIAIGGVILLLLAFVVITDHLFWKEQRCKMPKPLANMENKQGFPSERSRTTLLLYQNVGL; from the exons ATGGCTGCGCCTCAGCTGCTCTCTGCGATGCTGGTGGCAGTTCTTGGCCTGT CCCAGGTATCAGCTGTGGAGGTGCACACACCAGCAGAACTCACTGTGAAAAATGGGACTGAGGCAAAGCTCCAGTGCACGTTTACATCATCAGAGGTGATCAGCAGTACAGCTTCTGTGACCTGGAGCTTCCAAGCAGAAGGATCACTTTCTATGGTGTCG TTCTTCTATTATTCTAATGGGAAGGCATATCCTGCGAAGGATATACCATTTAAAGGCAGAATCAGCTGGACAGGAGACTTGTACAAGAAAGATGCATCTATCAGTATAGCAAACATGCAGTTTCAGGACAAAGGCATTTATATCTGTGATGTCAAGAACCCTCCAGACATTTTGGTCACACAAGGAGAAATCAGGCTCAGAGTGGTGGAGAGAG GTTGTAACAATTCCACTCgaaacatcatctgcatagctaTAGGAGGTGTGATTCTCCTATTGCTCGCATTTGTTGTGATTACAGATCATCTCTTCTGGAAGGAACAAAGGTGCAAG ATGCCGAAACCTCTGGCAAACATGGAAAACAAGCAAGGGTTTCCTAGTGAGCGCTCCAGGACAACACTATTATTGTATCAAAATGTAGGTTTGTGA